A genomic window from Bdellovibrio sp. SKB1291214 includes:
- a CDS encoding ATP-binding cassette domain-containing protein: MSFVENLRRDYGDFKIDIPRWEILDQGVTVLSGPSGSGKTTVFRMLLGLEDCPGMKWTFDNQDLAKLKTPDRRLGVVFQTLDLFPHMTAKENILFAARARGISEEKVRTRLKDLTQSLKMESFLERSASIISGGEKQRVAIARAIIGEPRLLLLDEPFSALDQELREDSRRLVKSVIEAEKIPTLLVTHDPKDIEVLANKVFYIRNGSIISES; the protein is encoded by the coding sequence GTGTCCTTCGTCGAAAACTTACGTCGTGATTATGGAGACTTCAAAATAGACATTCCTCGCTGGGAAATCCTTGATCAGGGAGTAACTGTTTTGTCGGGCCCCTCGGGTTCTGGAAAAACCACCGTATTTAGAATGCTATTGGGGTTAGAAGACTGTCCTGGAATGAAATGGACTTTCGATAACCAGGATTTAGCAAAATTGAAAACTCCCGATCGACGCCTAGGAGTTGTGTTTCAAACTTTAGATCTTTTCCCGCACATGACGGCTAAAGAGAACATTCTATTTGCAGCCCGTGCGCGCGGCATTTCAGAAGAAAAAGTTCGCACCCGTTTAAAAGACCTGACACAGAGTTTGAAAATGGAATCTTTCCTGGAAAGATCAGCTTCGATCATTTCGGGCGGGGAAAAACAACGTGTAGCGATCGCTCGGGCAATAATCGGGGAGCCTCGTTTATTGCTATTGGATGAGCCATTCTCGGCGTTGGATCAAGAGCTGCGCGAGGATAGTCGTCGTTTGGTAAAATCAGTGATCGAAGCCGAAAAAATTCCAACCCTGTTGGTCACACACGATCCCAAAGACATCGAAGTTCTTGCGAATAAAGTCTTCTATATCCGCAATGGGTCGATCATTTCAGAAAGTTAA
- a CDS encoding transposase, producing MNIVIKRYALKFFVKVEQHSIQNDHVHLLIRGTRRSKIQSFLRVVPGQFAQNLTDTLKNKEAKEKIWKYRPFTRVIKGFKPYQIVRDYIQLNECEANGRPYLKTRLRGLSQEQLRELWEY from the coding sequence ATGAATATAGTTATCAAAAGATACGCGTTGAAGTTCTTTGTGAAGGTAGAACAGCACTCAATCCAAAATGACCACGTACATCTATTAATTCGCGGAACTCGCAGATCAAAAATCCAAAGTTTCTTAAGAGTGGTCCCAGGTCAATTCGCCCAAAACCTGACCGATACCCTCAAGAACAAAGAAGCAAAAGAAAAAATCTGGAAATACCGTCCGTTCACCCGAGTCATCAAAGGCTTCAAACCCTATCAAATAGTAAGAGACTACATCCAGTTGAACGAATGCGAAGCAAACGGCCGACCCTATTTAAAGACACGTCTGAGAGGATTAAGTCAGGAACAACTCCGAGAACTCTGGGAGTATTGA
- a CDS encoding ATP-binding protein yields the protein MTLRLRIFLFNLVSVFLATFVVALIGLKIVESTIVDSTYERLTQIRIAKTTAIENYFRDLQMAINLISSHELTDNLLTSSSAESFPEFRRLLDNYVLDFNIYDMALINPEGRVLYTTRKDFDDGISVFDETPGTAKLKALFNWAQKAQEGSTLFLDFEKDPVSVKFTTGYVASPIIRSGKFLGAVVIKISISEIDRITSDNFAWATHGMGQTGETLIYGEDWSLRNTGRFRTEDTEGTTTAQNTPTSNRGDEDIKKIENLSEVRELGTDYRTQKVIRSIGKIYLPNGELWYIQTKIDESEAFAVLDRIAIASSAAAVLIFILFFFATFAATGKVVEPIQLLTDRLEKLGTSNLTQKINYQSRDEIGMLVTKYNQLADRLETTTVSKEFLDSVIQSIKAFLFIVKVIHHDDWRQSSYMISQANEYALKLLGLSPNQVSQVDLKNLIHAQPEFKNYTWLLQTRHSIQAEITNVDGHRIPILMNWAALPNRTSKDLTFVFVGTDITDRIQSEQALIQAREQAVKASQAKSEFLARMSHEIRTPLNAIIGITDILSESDLKPEQSQLVQVCANAGENLLSLINDILDISKIEAREVRIEKIAFDLISTTKNICDILKQKASERNLDFKLSVNLQGERPHIIGDPTRLRQILFNLIGNAIKFTQSGEIAVNVDFEDDSKKSVRFQIRDTGTGIPQDKQHLLFQNFVQADSSITRKFGGSGLGLTISKNLVELMGGRIWFDSREGKGSTFSFTIPYVPTDSVIEIPRPFEKSEVPQITQNVNRNGRILIVDDTEDNRFLLLTYLKKYPFDIVQAENGEVAVDKATNESFDLILMDIQMPVMDGYVATRKIREWEKNQKHKPTPIIAVSANAMTEDIQKSLDAGCTEHLTKPVKKTALLEMVQRYTI from the coding sequence ATGACATTACGTTTGAGAATTTTCCTATTCAATTTAGTCTCGGTATTCCTGGCTACCTTTGTTGTTGCCTTGATCGGTCTTAAAATCGTGGAATCGACGATTGTTGATAGTACTTATGAGCGCCTGACTCAAATCCGTATTGCCAAAACGACAGCTATCGAAAACTATTTCCGCGATTTACAGATGGCGATTAATTTAATTTCCTCGCATGAGTTAACTGACAACTTGCTGACTTCATCCAGCGCAGAGTCCTTCCCTGAGTTCCGCCGTTTGCTAGATAACTATGTGTTAGATTTCAATATCTATGACATGGCATTGATAAATCCTGAGGGCCGAGTTCTCTACACGACCCGTAAAGATTTCGACGACGGCATTTCTGTTTTTGATGAGACTCCAGGAACCGCGAAATTGAAAGCCCTTTTCAATTGGGCCCAAAAGGCTCAAGAGGGTTCCACTCTGTTCCTGGATTTTGAAAAAGACCCCGTTAGCGTAAAATTCACGACAGGGTATGTGGCGTCCCCGATCATTCGTTCAGGAAAATTCCTGGGCGCAGTGGTGATTAAAATTTCGATCTCCGAAATTGATCGTATCACCAGTGATAACTTTGCTTGGGCCACGCACGGGATGGGCCAAACGGGTGAAACCTTGATTTACGGCGAGGACTGGAGCTTACGTAATACAGGTCGTTTCCGCACGGAAGATACCGAAGGTACGACGACGGCCCAAAACACCCCAACAAGCAACCGCGGTGACGAAGACATTAAGAAAATCGAAAACCTCAGCGAGGTTCGCGAGCTTGGAACCGATTATAGAACTCAAAAAGTCATTCGCTCCATTGGGAAAATCTATTTGCCGAATGGCGAGCTTTGGTACATTCAGACTAAGATCGACGAAAGCGAAGCGTTTGCAGTCCTAGATCGCATCGCTATTGCCTCTAGTGCGGCGGCGGTCCTAATCTTTATCCTGTTCTTTTTTGCGACATTTGCAGCAACCGGAAAAGTCGTCGAACCGATTCAGCTATTGACCGATCGCTTAGAAAAGCTAGGAACCAGCAACCTGACTCAAAAAATAAACTATCAATCTCGGGATGAAATCGGGATGCTAGTGACCAAATACAACCAGCTTGCGGATCGTTTGGAAACCACAACAGTATCCAAGGAATTCCTTGATAGCGTTATTCAATCGATCAAGGCCTTCCTCTTTATCGTGAAGGTTATCCATCACGATGACTGGCGCCAATCTTCGTATATGATTTCACAGGCGAATGAATACGCTTTGAAGTTGTTGGGGCTTTCTCCGAATCAAGTTTCTCAAGTCGATTTAAAAAACCTGATCCACGCGCAACCCGAATTTAAAAACTATACGTGGCTTTTACAAACTCGTCACAGTATCCAGGCCGAGATCACCAATGTTGACGGTCACCGCATCCCGATTCTTATGAACTGGGCGGCGTTGCCAAATCGTACCTCCAAAGATTTAACATTCGTATTCGTTGGAACAGATATCACAGATCGTATCCAAAGCGAGCAGGCCTTGATCCAAGCCCGAGAGCAAGCGGTCAAAGCATCTCAAGCAAAATCAGAGTTCTTGGCACGTATGTCTCATGAAATCCGCACGCCTCTGAATGCGATCATCGGTATTACGGATATCTTGTCAGAGTCCGATCTAAAACCCGAGCAATCTCAGCTGGTTCAGGTTTGTGCGAATGCGGGCGAAAATTTGCTTTCATTGATCAATGATATTCTGGATATTTCAAAGATCGAGGCCCGCGAAGTTCGTATCGAAAAAATTGCCTTCGATCTGATTTCTACGACCAAGAACATTTGCGACATCTTGAAACAAAAAGCATCCGAACGGAATTTAGACTTCAAGCTGTCCGTGAATTTACAAGGAGAGCGCCCTCATATCATTGGGGACCCGACTCGTTTACGCCAAATTCTATTTAACCTTATCGGTAATGCCATCAAGTTCACGCAATCTGGCGAGATTGCGGTGAACGTTGATTTCGAAGATGATTCTAAGAAAAGCGTTCGCTTCCAAATCCGCGATACAGGAACTGGGATCCCACAAGATAAGCAGCACTTGTTATTCCAAAACTTTGTACAGGCTGACAGCTCGATCACTCGTAAATTCGGTGGTAGCGGTTTAGGTCTGACGATCTCTAAGAACTTAGTAGAGCTTATGGGCGGTCGCATATGGTTCGACAGCCGCGAAGGCAAGGGCAGTACTTTCTCGTTCACAATTCCTTACGTACCAACGGATTCAGTGATTGAAATACCTCGTCCATTTGAAAAAAGTGAAGTTCCGCAAATCACTCAAAATGTAAACCGCAATGGTCGCATCTTGATCGTTGACGACACAGAAGATAACCGTTTCCTGTTACTAACGTATTTAAAGAAATATCCATTCGATATTGTTCAAGCTGAGAACGGAGAAGTTGCCGTCGATAAAGCCACAAACGAAAGCTTTGATTTGATTTTGATGGACATACAGATGCCTGTCATGGACGGCTATGTGGCGACACGTAAGATCCGCGAATGGGAAAAGAATCAAAAGCACAAGCCCACACCGATCATCGCTGTCAGTGCCAACGCGATGACAGAGGATATTCAAAAATCACTGGATGCGGGTTGCACAGAGCACTTAACTAAGCCCGTTAAAAAGACCGCGCTGCTTGAGATGGTTCAGCGCTATACAATCTAA
- a CDS encoding flagellin, whose product MGLRIATNTASIAAQRVLSTQQKRTEHAAQALASGSRIVNAADDAAGLAISENFKGQLKGIAAARNNANNAISFAQVGEGGLNEISNILIRLRELGVQASSDTIGETERGFLNKETQQLLQEADRIAKTTTFGNRKLLDGSGGELEFQVGQNAGDDNMIKVTFDADASAGNLGIDGIDMEDKGGARSSLESIDKALVKVSEMRAGFGATQSRLESTVSNLDISYENLSAANSRIRDTDIAKETSEMASANILQNTAVSVLAQANQLPNVAMKLVG is encoded by the coding sequence ATGGGCTTAAGAATTGCGACAAATACAGCGTCTATCGCTGCTCAGCGTGTATTGTCCACGCAACAAAAAAGAACTGAGCACGCCGCTCAGGCTCTTGCTTCAGGTTCCCGTATCGTAAATGCTGCTGACGACGCCGCTGGTCTGGCGATCTCAGAAAACTTCAAAGGACAATTAAAAGGTATTGCTGCCGCGAGAAACAACGCGAACAACGCCATTTCCTTTGCGCAAGTGGGTGAGGGTGGTCTGAATGAGATCTCCAATATCCTAATCCGTCTTCGCGAGCTTGGTGTACAAGCTTCATCAGATACTATCGGTGAAACAGAACGCGGATTCCTAAACAAAGAGACCCAACAACTGCTGCAAGAGGCCGATCGTATTGCCAAAACGACAACGTTTGGTAATCGAAAACTTCTCGATGGATCTGGCGGTGAGCTAGAGTTCCAAGTCGGTCAAAATGCCGGTGATGATAATATGATTAAAGTAACCTTCGATGCGGATGCCTCCGCGGGTAATCTCGGTATCGATGGTATTGATATGGAAGATAAAGGTGGAGCGCGCTCTTCGTTAGAAAGTATCGATAAAGCGCTCGTAAAAGTCAGTGAAATGCGCGCCGGCTTCGGTGCGACCCAATCACGACTGGAATCCACAGTGAGTAACTTAGACATTTCTTACGAGAATTTGTCTGCTGCGAACTCTCGTATCCGTGACACAGATATCGCTAAGGAGACTTCAGAAATGGCTTCTGCCAACATTCTGCAAAATACGGCGGTATCGGTTCTGGCGCAAGCCAACCAGTTGCCAAACGTTGCGATGAAACTAGTTGGCTAA
- a CDS encoding 3D domain-containing protein, whose amino-acid sequence MMKIKLNFVSHAAAVAIFMLHLVSCAQTKVMEGDAELLSPSIYYKPTVHFDSAKCTQEEMKDMLTPDGKILTSICTKDFDRCLIEGSCFVDKAGSVRSFNYHSRIKDIPRFVEVDLRKCPFGYGVNSACLDPYYTVAADLSIYKAGEVVFVPRLVGAPMPDGSTHDGFVIIRDRGARILGQGRFDFFTGFYNHASKDNIIARLGFGDPYARFDYRMATEEEAQLTRERRGYPGLKNVIVIRALERISNLSITSPPSDAEHE is encoded by the coding sequence ATGATGAAAATTAAACTGAATTTTGTTTCACACGCGGCTGCAGTGGCGATTTTCATGCTTCATCTAGTATCCTGTGCCCAAACGAAGGTCATGGAGGGTGATGCTGAGCTGCTATCTCCGTCGATTTACTACAAGCCCACCGTCCATTTCGATTCGGCTAAATGTACTCAAGAAGAGATGAAGGACATGCTCACTCCAGACGGGAAAATCCTTACCTCGATTTGTACTAAGGATTTTGACCGTTGTCTGATCGAAGGTTCCTGTTTTGTTGATAAAGCAGGCAGTGTTCGCTCTTTCAATTATCATTCTCGCATCAAAGACATTCCTCGATTTGTCGAGGTGGACTTACGCAAATGCCCTTTTGGATATGGAGTAAATTCTGCTTGTTTAGATCCGTACTACACGGTGGCGGCAGATCTTTCGATCTATAAGGCAGGTGAGGTTGTATTTGTTCCTCGCTTAGTCGGAGCTCCTATGCCAGATGGAAGTACACACGATGGTTTCGTAATTATTCGTGATCGGGGAGCCCGCATTTTAGGACAAGGGCGATTCGATTTCTTCACGGGCTTTTATAATCATGCGTCCAAGGACAACATCATTGCTCGTTTAGGATTTGGCGACCCTTATGCACGTTTCGATTACAGAATGGCGACAGAGGAAGAGGCGCAGCTCACTCGAGAAAGACGTGGTTATCCGGGTTTAAAGAACGTGATTGTCATTCGTGCGCTCGAAAGAATTTCGAACTTATCTATCACCTCTCCGCCTTCTGATGCTGAACACGAGTAA